One region of Polaribacter pectinis genomic DNA includes:
- a CDS encoding TolC family protein: MKKSLLISFFSFFSFCSTFAQKNLSDIEIDLINRSLNKSYALKKSIHKLSIDSIETKAIRQNFIPTLEFDALYGYGATRINVDIPTVKLPITGIELFEGETRFDARSQIFNANLTAKALLFSGLQVSYGSKASEEKIKAKNYMLTAEKSTIIKDVIDTFNKIELLRKSEIVITKSEERLAKEKERVKKAIKNGLAIPYDRDKITAAELKLASVKVELYGNLSLLYSKLSMLTDVAPSTLEKYKFHLQPWDLNGIENTFSDRPELKALEASINAYGYKLKMNKNSFLPKVQALATLSYSNLFNASLETPYSLPGGENVNLELNKLELFPTYFLGVGMHWDLFSGLKNTNKTRITNIEKTIAEEEKIDVEEKLSLFAKKMQVDFEVKNQQLLLKQKEMEVAKNSLNLARKSYREGLISITDLLETETEYQNSTLNYYKKIANQRLVALDLLISTGSLNVENLKK; this comes from the coding sequence ATGAAAAAATCGCTATTAATAAGTTTCTTTAGTTTCTTTTCTTTTTGCTCAACATTTGCTCAAAAAAATTTAAGTGATATAGAAATTGATCTTATTAATCGTAGCTTAAATAAAAGTTATGCTTTAAAAAAATCTATTCATAAACTTTCCATCGATAGTATAGAAACGAAAGCCATTCGTCAGAATTTTATACCCACTTTAGAATTTGATGCTTTGTATGGTTATGGAGCCACCAGAATAAATGTAGATATTCCCACAGTAAAATTGCCAATTACAGGAATCGAATTATTCGAAGGCGAAACAAGGTTCGATGCTCGGAGTCAAATTTTTAATGCGAATTTAACTGCGAAAGCTCTATTGTTTTCAGGTTTGCAAGTCAGTTATGGTTCTAAAGCCTCAGAGGAGAAAATTAAAGCAAAGAATTACATGCTTACAGCAGAAAAATCGACAATAATAAAAGATGTAATAGACACTTTTAATAAAATTGAATTGTTGAGAAAATCTGAAATTGTAATTACAAAAAGCGAAGAAAGGTTAGCAAAAGAGAAGGAAAGAGTAAAAAAAGCCATCAAAAACGGACTCGCAATTCCTTATGACAGAGATAAAATTACGGCTGCCGAATTAAAATTAGCTTCTGTAAAAGTGGAGTTATATGGAAACTTAAGTTTGTTGTATTCCAAACTTTCTATGTTAACGGATGTGGCACCTTCCACCTTAGAAAAATACAAATTTCATTTACAACCTTGGGATTTAAATGGCATAGAAAACACGTTTAGCGATCGTCCAGAATTAAAAGCGTTGGAAGCTTCCATAAATGCTTATGGTTACAAATTAAAGATGAATAAAAACTCATTTTTACCGAAAGTACAAGCTTTGGCAACACTTTCTTATTCCAATTTGTTCAATGCAAGTTTAGAAACGCCTTACAGTTTACCAGGAGGCGAAAACGTAAATTTAGAGTTGAATAAACTTGAGTTATTTCCAACTTATTTTTTAGGAGTTGGTATGCATTGGGATCTTTTTAGCGGACTTAAAAACACCAATAAAACACGTATTACCAATATTGAAAAAACGATTGCAGAAGAAGAAAAAATAGATGTAGAAGAAAAACTATCTCTTTTTGCAAAAAAAATGCAAGTAGATTTTGAAGTGAAAAATCAGCAATTATTATTGAAACAAAAAGAAATGGAAGTTGCTAAAAACAGCTTAAATTTAGCAAGAAAAAGTTATAGAGAAGGTTTAATTTCTATTACGGATTTGTTAGAAACGGAAACAGAATATCAAAATTCTACACTCAATTACTACAAAAAAATTGCCAACCAACGTTTGGTAGCTTTAGATTTATTGATTTCAACAGGAAGTTTAAATGTTGAAAATTTAAAAAAATAG
- a CDS encoding HlyD family secretion protein, which translates to MKNKKQLFILIIPILIVVVGIFLLIIQKPSENENRVFVGLFETTEIRVASEIPGRIEKIYVKLGDKVKKGQLLATIESDILDAKIEQAEGMFDAAKSVNQKANFGARKQEVAAAEDSYKMAQSQYKYAEKSFKRLEVMSKDSLISAQKMDEITFKRDAAFDQMNAAKLIFEMAKEGARIEDKKASKGQMNAAGGMVNEAKAYYKELEIYAPVSGEISSKLAEKSEVMPAGYPIFTVQKLEDIYAVIHVREDFLQNFSMGTEVSGKLPAFNNNSHQFKVTYIAPMADFADWIPTADKGRLDMKTFEIHLTPIEKIENLRPGMSLNIKL; encoded by the coding sequence ATGAAAAACAAAAAACAACTCTTCATATTAATTATTCCGATTTTAATTGTTGTTGTGGGAATATTTTTATTAATTATACAAAAACCAAGCGAAAACGAAAATCGTGTTTTTGTAGGTTTATTTGAAACTACAGAAATTCGAGTAGCATCAGAAATTCCTGGACGCATAGAAAAAATTTATGTAAAATTAGGGGATAAAGTAAAAAAAGGACAATTATTAGCAACTATTGAAAGTGATATTTTAGATGCTAAAATAGAACAAGCAGAAGGCATGTTCGATGCTGCAAAATCTGTAAACCAAAAAGCAAATTTTGGCGCAAGAAAACAAGAAGTTGCTGCCGCTGAAGATTCCTATAAAATGGCGCAAAGTCAATATAAATATGCTGAAAAATCGTTTAAAAGATTAGAAGTTATGTCTAAAGATAGTTTAATTTCTGCCCAAAAAATGGACGAGATTACATTTAAAAGAGATGCAGCTTTCGACCAAATGAACGCCGCAAAACTTATTTTCGAAATGGCAAAAGAAGGCGCAAGAATTGAAGATAAAAAAGCATCAAAAGGACAAATGAACGCTGCTGGTGGAATGGTAAATGAAGCTAAAGCTTATTATAAAGAATTAGAAATTTATGCACCAGTTTCTGGTGAAATTTCATCGAAATTAGCTGAGAAAAGTGAAGTAATGCCTGCTGGTTATCCTATTTTTACTGTACAAAAATTAGAAGATATTTATGCCGTAATTCATGTAAGAGAAGATTTTTTACAGAATTTCTCTATGGGAACAGAAGTTTCAGGAAAATTACCTGCTTTTAATAACAATTCTCATCAATTTAAAGTGACTTATATAGCACCAATGGCAGATTTTGCAGATTGGATTCCTACAGCAGATAAGGGGAGATTAGACATGAAAACCTTTGAAATTCATTTAACTCCAATTGAGAAAATCGAAAATTTACGACCAGGTATGAGTTTAAATATTAAACTTTGA
- a CDS encoding ABC transporter permease, producing the protein MKKRPAAWVLLLVIPIGVFFYLGAIYEKGAIEKVPIAVLDLDHSGLSRKVINNVEASPKLNIVKFLNSKDNIEEVFIENPDIKGFYLIPKDFQKNIFRGNQEKLIVYTNSSNIIYGNLLFKEAATFINTMSAGINLNTFKTLGIPHEKAEKMVMPIKVISKPLFNSHYNYLYYLIPGLTTVLLQMIVFFLAARSVNSEYTNNTFNDLIVLSNGSIFRIILGKLLTYTLLGFVVAVFIFSVVHPLLGIPASVNILPFLWVILVFVLANAMLGIMISTIFKNEAIAMDVSFVYNSPAFVFSGFTFPIMAMPAFDAWYAQIIPYTHFLNAFLKGLEMSTPFSFLAQPVINLLLFFLVGYTVTISMLLFQKNKATA; encoded by the coding sequence TTGAAAAAAAGACCTGCAGCTTGGGTGCTTTTATTGGTAATTCCTATTGGAGTTTTCTTTTATTTGGGCGCTATTTACGAAAAAGGAGCTATTGAAAAGGTTCCAATTGCGGTTTTAGATTTAGATCATTCAGGTTTAAGTAGAAAAGTAATAAATAATGTAGAAGCTTCTCCGAAATTAAACATTGTTAAATTTTTAAATTCAAAAGATAATATTGAAGAGGTTTTTATTGAAAACCCTGACATTAAAGGATTTTATCTAATTCCAAAAGACTTTCAGAAAAATATATTTAGAGGAAATCAAGAGAAATTGATTGTTTATACCAATTCTTCAAACATTATTTACGGGAATTTACTTTTTAAGGAAGCTGCTACTTTTATAAATACAATGTCTGCAGGAATTAATTTGAATACTTTTAAAACACTTGGTATTCCACATGAAAAAGCAGAAAAAATGGTGATGCCAATTAAGGTAATTTCTAAACCTTTATTCAACTCACATTATAATTATTTATATTATTTAATTCCGGGTTTAACAACGGTTTTATTGCAAATGATTGTTTTCTTTTTGGCTGCAAGATCTGTAAATTCAGAATACACAAATAACACATTCAACGATTTAATAGTACTTTCAAATGGTAGTATTTTTAGAATAATTTTAGGAAAATTACTCACTTATACATTATTAGGTTTTGTGGTAGCTGTTTTTATATTCTCGGTTGTGCATCCACTTTTAGGTATTCCAGCAAGTGTAAATATTTTACCATTTTTATGGGTTATTTTGGTATTTGTTTTGGCAAATGCAATGTTAGGAATTATGATTTCTACCATTTTTAAGAATGAAGCCATTGCAATGGATGTTTCTTTTGTTTACAATTCCCCTGCGTTTGTATTTAGTGGTTTTACATTCCCAATTATGGCAATGCCAGCTTTTGATGCTTGGTATGCTCAAATAATTCCTTACACACATTTCTTAAATGCGTTTTTAAAAGGTTTAGAAATGAGCACACCTTTTTCTTTTTTAGCGCAACCTGTAATAAATTTACTGCTTTTCTTTTTAGTAGGTTATACTGTAACCATTAGTATGCTATTATTTCAAAAAAATAAAGCAACCGCATGA
- a CDS encoding ABC transporter permease: MKKWITALKNELSLIFEDKSVLLTCLVAPILYAFFIGSIYSEKEVSEIPIAVVDYDHSNLSRKVSQLINTSEKVAIQGHYSSLEEAMFQFNNLKVQGIVILPNNFQKKTMNLDGSHVELILNNTKFLTSNEINKSVQKVMLTVSGGVRMQYFISNNIPVEIAKQKAQPIMPVIKSIYNATNNYGDYLLPILLILILQQTLVIGFGQSVVHEFKNGVLKDTGKFTFYNFIGVLSAKSFYYVILYTAYFFLFYKLVFPHFSLSFNGAILLHLLLSFLFISVVILYTILFASFFKTPIGWTEVLAFSTYPLFLVSGYSWPIEAMPNALQLFANILPSTPYFKVFNALATEVATLGNITDGFIHLLVLLLVGYLLLYVRFWFLKRKS, encoded by the coding sequence ATGAAAAAATGGATAACTGCCTTAAAAAATGAATTGTCTTTAATTTTTGAAGACAAAAGCGTCTTGCTTACTTGTTTGGTGGCTCCGATTTTGTATGCTTTTTTTATTGGCTCTATTTATTCAGAAAAAGAGGTTTCAGAAATACCAATTGCTGTTGTAGATTACGATCATTCCAATTTATCGAGAAAAGTTTCTCAATTGATAAACACTTCAGAAAAAGTTGCTATTCAAGGACATTATTCTTCTTTAGAGGAAGCAATGTTTCAATTTAATAATCTAAAAGTTCAAGGAATTGTTATTCTGCCAAACAATTTTCAGAAAAAAACGATGAATTTAGACGGTTCTCATGTAGAACTCATTTTAAATAATACCAAGTTTTTAACGTCCAACGAAATTAACAAATCAGTACAAAAAGTTATGTTAACAGTTTCTGGTGGCGTTAGAATGCAATATTTTATATCGAATAATATTCCTGTTGAAATTGCCAAACAAAAGGCACAACCTATAATGCCTGTTATAAAATCTATTTATAATGCAACCAATAATTATGGCGATTATTTGTTACCCATTTTATTGATTTTAATTTTGCAACAAACTTTAGTAATTGGTTTTGGACAAAGTGTGGTTCACGAATTTAAAAATGGAGTTTTAAAAGATACAGGAAAATTTACTTTTTATAATTTTATTGGAGTTCTTTCAGCAAAGAGTTTTTATTATGTAATTCTATATACAGCCTATTTCTTTTTGTTTTATAAATTAGTATTTCCACACTTTTCATTAAGCTTTAATGGTGCTATTTTGTTGCATTTATTGCTAAGTTTTTTGTTTATTTCTGTTGTTATTTTATACACAATATTGTTTGCTTCCTTCTTTAAAACTCCAATTGGTTGGACAGAGGTTTTGGCATTTTCTACCTATCCATTATTCTTAGTTTCTGGCTATTCTTGGCCCATAGAAGCAATGCCAAATGCATTACAATTATTCGCAAATATATTACCATCCACACCATATTTTAAGGTTTTTAATGCATTAGCCACAGAAGTGGCAACCCTTGGTAATATTACTGATGGTTTTATTCATTTATTGGTTTTGCTATTAGTTGGGTATTTATTGTTGTATGTGAGATTTTGGTTTTTAAAACGAAAATCATAA
- a CDS encoding TraR/DksA family transcriptional regulator gives MLDKKQYSPEKLEQFKVIIEEDLKTTEEELAKFETNLKEQKQRLANANVDFNQTSKHSQQQAKNEQLKKRLEKKESELKSALQRIENKVYGVCDKTGQLIREERLSANPTARFDILPKED, from the coding sequence ATGTTAGATAAAAAACAATACAGTCCAGAAAAATTAGAGCAATTCAAAGTAATTATAGAAGAAGATTTAAAAACTACAGAAGAAGAATTGGCGAAGTTCGAAACAAATTTAAAAGAACAAAAACAACGTTTGGCAAATGCTAATGTAGACTTTAACCAAACAAGTAAACACTCTCAACAACAAGCAAAAAACGAACAACTAAAAAAACGTTTAGAAAAAAAAGAAAGTGAATTAAAATCTGCTTTGCAACGCATAGAAAATAAGGTTTATGGAGTTTGCGATAAAACTGGTCAGTTGATTAGAGAAGAAAGATTGTCGGCAAATCCTACTGCAAGATTCGATATTTTACCAAAAGAAGATTAA
- a CDS encoding glycosyltransferase family 39 protein encodes MKSDKFIISLYLIISIFITFSIYKDYGISTDEVVQRGTAKINMSYVFKGNKSLKTWMDRDYGVVFEAPLVILEEIFNWEKPGGDERNIYAYRHLITHLFYIVGGVFLYLLISQLFNSKIYGVLALFLYMLNPRIYAHSFINSKDIPLMAMFIICFYVFIKFIKKRSFKNILLLSLVSALLINIRIVGVLFPIAVIAYLFIFDYLDFKFNNIKSTFKNSALYFFITAFFVYLFWPNLWANPIDNFLQSFTNMSHFRHNPFELTYGEMIRATDDKSYFFKWFFISNPFLYLVYGCLGILLLTISVLKTKGAFLVTKETRYIAFLSSFFVLTIAIVLLKNSVIYNSWRQLFFLYPSFIIFIIFFIYYFRDKQIHKYLIFSLIIYQVFVLKKQYSLHPYQTVYFNEFVSSKENYRAKNFKLDYWGHSYKEALETLVSLDDSEEIKVVFSGLIGFQNAKTLPLKDKKRIVRSENIEDADYFITNNYLEAIKIDDNKLIFKIIRDNSPIISMFKLK; translated from the coding sequence ATGAAAAGTGACAAATTTATAATCTCTCTTTATTTAATTATTTCCATATTTATTACATTTTCTATTTATAAAGATTATGGAATAAGTACAGATGAAGTTGTACAACGTGGTACAGCTAAAATAAATATGTCTTATGTTTTTAAAGGTAATAAATCTCTTAAAACATGGATGGATAGGGATTATGGGGTAGTTTTTGAAGCTCCTTTAGTTATATTAGAAGAAATTTTTAATTGGGAAAAACCTGGTGGAGATGAAAGAAATATCTATGCTTATAGGCACTTAATAACACATTTATTTTATATAGTTGGTGGTGTATTTCTTTACTTATTAATTTCTCAATTATTCAATTCAAAAATTTATGGAGTTTTAGCATTATTTCTATACATGTTAAATCCCAGAATTTACGCACATTCTTTTATAAACTCAAAGGATATTCCTTTAATGGCAATGTTTATTATATGTTTCTATGTTTTTATAAAGTTTATAAAAAAAAGGAGTTTTAAAAACATTCTATTGCTTTCTTTAGTTAGTGCGCTCTTAATTAATATTAGAATAGTTGGGGTGCTGTTTCCAATAGCAGTAATTGCATATCTATTTATTTTTGATTATTTAGATTTTAAATTCAATAACATAAAAAGTACGTTTAAAAACAGCGCGTTGTATTTTTTTATTACAGCGTTTTTTGTTTACTTATTTTGGCCAAATTTATGGGCGAATCCAATAGATAACTTTCTTCAATCATTTACTAACATGTCGCATTTTAGACATAATCCTTTTGAGTTAACTTATGGAGAAATGATTAGAGCAACAGATGATAAAAGTTATTTTTTTAAATGGTTTTTTATATCTAATCCTTTTTTATATTTAGTTTATGGTTGTTTGGGTATATTACTACTTACAATATCTGTATTAAAAACAAAAGGTGCTTTTTTAGTAACAAAAGAAACCAGATATATCGCTTTTTTAAGCTCATTTTTTGTGTTAACTATAGCAATAGTTTTATTAAAAAACTCTGTAATTTATAATAGTTGGAGGCAATTGTTTTTCTTGTATCCAAGTTTTATTATTTTTATTATTTTCTTTATCTATTATTTTAGGGACAAACAAATTCATAAATACTTAATATTTTCTTTAATTATTTATCAAGTTTTTGTACTTAAAAAACAATATTCATTACATCCTTATCAAACAGTTTATTTTAATGAATTTGTTAGTTCAAAAGAAAATTATAGAGCTAAAAATTTTAAGCTAGATTATTGGGGACATTCTTATAAAGAAGCATTAGAGACATTGGTTAGTTTAGATGATTCTGAAGAAATAAAAGTGGTTTTTTCTGGCCTTATTGGTTTTCAAAATGCTAAAACATTGCCTTTAAAAGATAAAAAAAGGATTGTTAGGAGCGAAAATATTGAAGATGCAGATTATTTTATCACTAATAATTATTTAGAAGCAATTAAAATTGACGATAATAAACTTATTTTTAAGATTATTAGAGACAACAGCCCAATAATATCTATGTTTAAGTTAAAATAA
- a CDS encoding glycosyltransferase: protein MKTCIIIPCYNEEKRLPTKTFLKFIQNKDIHFCFVNDGSSDNTIDVLNSIKIKEPDKVLVINNNKNVGKAEAIREAVLELYNLKLYDYIGFFDADLATPLFEIENLRNYFIINDSLILVMGSRIKRMGANVNRKFHRFLFGRIFATIISANVLKLPVYDTQCGAKLFSTKIPVAVFNDKFITKWLFDVELIIRIKKLFGNDIIEKIVEYPLLEWVEKGESKVKFTDFLNTPKEILKIKRKYK, encoded by the coding sequence ATGAAAACTTGTATAATTATTCCATGCTATAATGAAGAGAAAAGACTTCCTACAAAGACTTTTTTAAAATTTATACAAAACAAGGATATCCATTTTTGTTTTGTAAATGATGGCAGTAGCGATAATACAATAGATGTTTTAAATTCAATTAAAATAAAAGAGCCAGATAAAGTACTTGTTATAAATAATAATAAAAATGTAGGTAAAGCAGAAGCAATTAGAGAAGCTGTATTAGAACTCTATAACTTAAAGTTATACGATTACATTGGTTTTTTTGATGCAGATTTGGCAACACCATTATTTGAAATTGAAAACCTTCGCAATTATTTCATTATAAATGATAGTTTGATTTTGGTTATGGGGTCAAGAATAAAAAGAATGGGAGCAAATGTAAATAGAAAATTCCATCGTTTTTTATTCGGTAGAATTTTTGCAACTATAATTAGTGCTAATGTTCTAAAATTACCAGTATATGACACGCAATGTGGTGCTAAACTATTTTCTACAAAAATTCCTGTTGCAGTTTTTAATGATAAATTTATAACAAAATGGTTGTTTGATGTAGAACTAATTATTAGAATAAAGAAATTATTTGGAAACGATATAATCGAAAAAATAGTTGAGTATCCATTATTAGAATGGGTTGAAAAAGGTGAATCTAAAGTTAAATTCACCGATTTTTTAAATACCCCAAAAGAAATATTAAAAATTAAAAGAAAATATAAATAA
- a CDS encoding helicase HerA-like domain-containing protein, with amino-acid sequence MSKQEEFFEFINEGYKTKGDFIELGAAMLGEETITDAIVKIPLKTLNRHGLIAGATGTGKTKTLQVLAENLSEKGIPVLLMDIKGDLSGLAQPSPGHAKIDERHAKIGFPFEAKKFPIEILTISEQDGTKMRATISEFGPVLLSRILDLSETQSGIVAIIFKYCDDNKLPLLDIKDFKKVLHYVTNEGKEEIQNEYGRISSSSTGAILRKIIEIEQQGGDLFFGEKSFEVEDLTRVDENGRGIISVLRLTDIQDKPKLFSTFMLQLLAEVYETFPEQGDSGRPELIIFIDEAHLVFEEASKALLNQIESIVKLIRSKGIGLYFVTQNPKDVPEDILAQLGLKVQHALRAFTAKDRKAIKLAAENYPSSDYYDTKDVLTKLGIGEAFVSVLNEKGIPTPLARTMLRAPMSRMDVLTEKEISQVINNSRLTHKYNQELDRESAYEMLNSKIDKINLAEEKAIKKAAEEKEKEKRAKEREAEKQREEKATRRTYSRRSTRQNPIVKVLTSATFIRAAFGILKKVLK; translated from the coding sequence ATGAGTAAGCAGGAAGAATTTTTTGAATTCATTAATGAGGGTTATAAAACCAAAGGAGATTTTATAGAATTAGGTGCAGCAATGTTAGGAGAAGAAACCATAACAGATGCCATTGTAAAAATTCCTTTAAAAACCTTAAATAGACATGGTTTAATAGCTGGCGCAACAGGAACAGGAAAAACAAAAACACTACAAGTTTTAGCGGAAAATTTATCAGAAAAAGGAATTCCTGTGCTATTAATGGACATTAAAGGAGATCTTTCTGGTTTGGCGCAGCCAAGTCCTGGACACGCAAAAATTGATGAACGTCATGCAAAAATTGGTTTCCCTTTTGAAGCTAAAAAGTTCCCAATAGAAATTTTAACAATTTCTGAACAAGATGGAACAAAAATGCGTGCAACTATATCAGAGTTTGGTCCAGTTTTATTATCAAGAATTTTAGATTTGTCTGAAACGCAAAGTGGAATTGTAGCTATTATATTTAAATATTGCGACGATAATAAGTTACCACTTTTGGATATAAAAGATTTCAAAAAAGTTCTGCATTATGTTACCAACGAAGGTAAAGAAGAAATTCAGAATGAATATGGACGAATCTCATCTTCTTCTACAGGGGCAATTCTGCGTAAAATTATAGAAATAGAACAACAAGGAGGAGATTTATTTTTTGGTGAAAAATCTTTCGAAGTAGAAGATTTAACTAGAGTAGACGAAAACGGAAGAGGAATTATTTCTGTGTTGCGTTTAACAGATATTCAAGACAAACCAAAATTGTTCTCTACATTTATGTTGCAATTATTGGCAGAAGTATATGAAACTTTTCCAGAACAAGGAGATTCAGGAAGACCAGAATTAATCATTTTTATAGATGAAGCACATTTGGTTTTCGAAGAAGCTTCAAAAGCACTATTAAACCAAATAGAAAGTATTGTAAAACTGATTCGTTCTAAAGGAATTGGCTTGTATTTTGTAACTCAAAACCCAAAAGATGTTCCAGAAGATATTTTAGCACAATTAGGTTTAAAAGTGCAACATGCATTAAGAGCATTTACTGCAAAAGATAGAAAAGCGATTAAGTTGGCTGCAGAAAATTACCCAAGTTCAGATTATTACGACACTAAAGATGTTTTAACAAAATTAGGAATTGGAGAAGCATTTGTTTCCGTTTTAAACGAAAAAGGAATTCCAACACCTTTAGCAAGAACTATGTTGCGTGCACCAATGAGTAGAATGGATGTACTTACAGAAAAAGAAATAAGTCAGGTTATAAATAATTCTAGATTAACACATAAATACAATCAAGAATTAGATAGAGAAAGTGCCTACGAAATGCTAAACTCAAAAATTGATAAAATAAATTTAGCAGAAGAAAAAGCTATTAAAAAAGCTGCAGAAGAAAAAGAAAAAGAGAAGAGAGCAAAAGAAAGAGAAGCAGAAAAACAAAGAGAAGAAAAAGCAACAAGAAGAACGTATTCTAGAAGAAGTACAAGACAAAATCCAATAGTTAAAGTGCTTACAAGTGCAACTTTTATTAGAGCGGCATTCGGCATATTAAAGAAAGTTTTAAAATAA